The Carassius gibelio isolate Cgi1373 ecotype wild population from Czech Republic chromosome B19, carGib1.2-hapl.c, whole genome shotgun sequence genomic interval aatgccagagaaagagaaaagtaaGTTAACCAACATCATACTGTTCAGGAATGGCTAATTTGagtctctttatttatttgtcttattGATTGATGTCACAATAAAGATGATTCAGAATGGTGATTATATGATGGGGTTGCAAttaatgtactttttattttgttttgaaaggTATGACAACATGGCAGAGTTGTTTGCTGTGGTCAAAACACTTCAGGCCCTGGAAAAAGCCTACATTAAGGACTGTGTGACTCCAAACGAGTTAGTCACTTAATTTGTTGGTGCAAAACATTGTGAattaaggtgtggtcacattgAAATCCAGAAAATTTAATAGGAGTCCACATGATTGGAAGTTTTAtgagtgacttctgtgtgagctgttcTTCATCCATCAGTGATCTATAACAATAGACAATGGGATTTGTTTGCCCATAAACTGTTGTCAGTGTGACCACTCCCTTATTTACATCTATTTATATAgcttataaatatttgttttgtttttgcagataCACAGGGGCTTGCTCAAGATTGCTTGTCCAGTACAAGGCTGCTTTCAAACAAGTCCAGGGATCAGATGTGGGCTCCATTGATGACTTTTGTCGCAAATACAGGGTATAGTTTATTTTGCATTCATGTAActctaaattattatattttaatgcgcTTTCGTATCTTTGGGTAGTAATTTGCTAGTCCAGTGAATTGCATGCAGATCAGTATgcttaagttttgttttttttcccctgtgTGTTTTTGACAGCTGGATTGTCCGCTGGCTATGGAAAGGATCAAAGAGGATCGACCAATCACCATTAAGGATGACAAGGGCAACCTGAATCGCTGCATTGCAGACATAGTTTCTGTATGTATCTTGAACACTTTATATAGTAATTTTATGCAGCCTAGAATGAATAGCTCATTGAGCTTATGCCAGAACGCCCCAGTGTTTACTGATTGAGCACAGAGGATCCCTTCTTGTCCCAACAGTTCCATTAAGTAGATTTATTTCATCAGACTAGAAGAAATAATCCAGGGCTCCACAGAAGAGTGTGGCCATTTAGCAATCATAATAACTGGCAAAACCTGCTTCTTTTACCCTTTTTAATCTTGGTTTTCTCTTATGCAGCTCTTTATCACAGTGATGGACAAACTTCGACTTGAGATTCGTGCCATGGATGAGGTACTCATTTCACAGAATACATCTTCTTAATTAGATTAACCTAGTGTTATTTAGAGACAGTTTAAGTCTGATTAACGGAGAACATTGTTTTATAGATCCAGCCTGACCTGAGAGAGCTCATGGAGACCATGAATAGAATGAGCAACATGCCTCCAGATTCAGAGGCCAAAGACAAAGTCAGCCTCTGGTAAGTCTAGTTTTTCTGTAGAaatacagtaccattcaaaaaagaaaaagtgacagtaaagacatttataattttgctaaatctttgtatttcatttttttcattaatattcataGAAAAATCCTGggataaaacaaatgtttaacattgataataattagaaatgtttgctaAGGACCAAATGAGCATATTTGATTGATTCCCGAAGAATTATGTGACACCAAAAACTGGAGTAATTTTTGCAAATCACattaagaatgcattaaataaaattgcTCATCTGCCAAAATCTAAAGCCACAACTAAATCAACCTGCCTGAGAAACAACTTCAGTTTCCCTGCACTGTAAAAGCAATGCTCACTGTGTTGTTCTTCCTCACAGGTTGACCACACTAAGCAGCATGTCTGCATCTGATGAGCTGGATGACTCCCAGGTTCGCCAGATGCTGTTTGACCTGGAGTCTGCCTACAACGCCTTTAATCGTTTCTTACACTCTTCTTAAATGTTCCTTCCCTCTCTGAGCTCGCTTAACTCCTTTCCACtagcccttttttttttatataaccaaACCTTTGTTTCACTATCCCTATTTTGCCTGTGTCTCTTGTAGGAATGTAGGAACTTTAAGTCTAATTAGAGTACTGCTTACTATGGCTTATGTTATTCAGTAATATAATCAGGTTTATGTTATTCACAGATCTGAAAATTAATAGtagtagattttttttgtgtaatgtaAAGAGATTTTTCTATCACATGGTAGACTGAAAGTGTTCCCTAGAATGGCAATAGCGAATACAGTAGCCAACTGAGATGCAAAGAGTGCATTATAGGAAGGAGTTTATTATAGGAAAAGGATGCTTGCCTCTATAAATACATATCTTGAATGAACATATGAGTTGATAGTCTATGGATCTCATAATATCTTCTAGAAACAGGTCTGATACTGAATTCTCAGTGCTGAATTTTATTTTCCCTAGCTATGcactttcctttttttaatagatgttttctcagtatttaaatgACAATGTGAAATGTGCTCATTCATTTACAGTActttaacattttgtttataaCTTGACTTTTATAAAAGCTTGATTAAGAACTCTTTCCTTGGCATGGTGTTGGTCTAGCTCACTTTATGTAATAAGGCATATTTATTAAATGACCtatgtaaataaaatagttttgaaataaaacacaatactttggaaaaaaatatttgtgattaTATGGACAACTCTGATTATATGTACAAACAATTATATTAAACTCTTTCATTTGGTTGAGTACCTCAATATAATGTCTACTAGCAGGCAGGACACAGTAATGCATGatatatccatatctgtgcaatGTTAATTACATTCAAACCGAAGCAAATTGGACCGGTTTCTTAAACACTATACTAAGGGTGATTTGTGTCGGATTTAATTTTTCGTGATTTTGTTGGCGAAAGATTTCCCCAAACAATCAAGTATGGGTTTAAGTTGGTAGTTCGCGGTGCTGACCAAACaaaagctgcttgttttgaaAGCGACTTTTGTGTAGGTAATGTTTTGTACATAAGTATATAACTGAAATTTCTCTAATGTAACCTCACTTTTAGCAAACATGCGGCTCCTTTAAGAGATTGCGTCCTATGTGTCGTCTCCATGGCGACAAACAATTACAAACCCAAGCGATGCGTAACTTTGTACAAGGCTACATGAGCAGCCACCGATATATTAACGGTGAAACAAAGGACACGAACGTTTGCTTTTAGCAGGTAGAGATTAGAGTTTATATAACTCCGTTTAAATGTTTGGATGGTCAACAGTGATTAAGATAAACGCGTGTTAAATTCGTGTTTAGAATTATTATTCGGCATAAAAAGCTCACTCCTGACGTCAGTGGATCttgtgtttagttttagtttattaaatctgttttgttgcAATCCTGCATTCCTCAAGGAGCCAGGATTTTATTCCTGCCATGATCAAAATCAATCAACTTTAAGAATCATTTTAAGAGGCAAAACAGGAAATAGACGGAATGAACATCACAGAGGTGGAAGAACACATCACTCTGAAATATGAAATCAAGAGAAGACTTGGGAAAGGGGTAAGATGTTCATTtaaatttagaattaaaaaattataaaatttagaTGTTCATTTACTGTCCTTATGTGTTTAAAAAGTGCCAAGACGAACCTTATAAAATCTTACATGGTTATATAACAGCCAGACAGGGTAATGTATTTGCTGTTATGTTCATTGTCTTGAATTAGACCAGCTGGACTTTCCTAAATAACATTTTAGGAATAATTTGCATTAAATCCAACCTAGAACTGAAACTTTGGAGTAAAAATCTAATCTACAAAATAGTAAATCtaacataaaatatgtatgtggAAAGAAAGGCCACCCTTTGGATAAGTAATGGCAGAAAACATCATAGGAAAACTGCTTGAATTGCTAATAATTGCAGTCAGTACACAAAGGTTCTGGGGACTGCATGATCTCTCCTCTGTCACTCCAGTAAACTGCAGTGAGCACAAATGACTTAAATGAGGGTTTCATAGCAACCCTTCCCTGACAACTGACCATTAAGTCATACACTGTATGTTTTCCTTCAATCAACTATAATTTTATTAAGGTGTACTTTCTTATCTGCATCACAGGCATATGGAATTGTTTGGAAGGCTGTGGACAGAAAAACAGGAGAGACTGTTGCTGTGAAGAAAATCTTTGATGCCTTTAGGAATCGAACAGATGCTCAGGTTAGAGACAAGTTAAATAGAGAGGTGGAGAATAAGGAATGGTCTgacattacaacaaaatatacaaaactattttaCTTCTACTGTATGTATGAATAGGAAAACATCAGTTATTCAGATcagttattcattttttttttaactgtatcaAATTTTCTGTATTTTCCCATAGAGAACATTCAGAGAAATTATCTTCCTCCAGGTAAGATTATTGCCCTTTGACCAAACCTTAGAAACCAATTATTCATGTTTCTAACCACATTTACAGTACTGCTCAAAAGTATGTTGTTGGTaagataaattttttttatagtattttctaATTCtcacaaagctgaatttatttgctcaaatatacagtaaaacagtaatattgttcaatattattataatttaaaataattgttttctattttcaatatactgtatatattaaaatgtaatttattcctgtgtcctttagaaattattctaatatgctaatttggtgttattaaaaatttttttaaaaaaattctcattgttgaaaacagttgttgtgCTCATATTTTGTTCTGCTTATTTGAAttagaaaccttttgtaacatcagttcctttgctgtcacttttggtcaatttaatgcgtccttgctcaataaaagtattcatatatTTTGTCTACTGACCCCACAAAATAATCACCTTAAAAACTTAATTCTGTGTTTGTTAAGGTATCAAACTTCCTTCTTGTTTTCCCTTTTGCAGGAGTTTGGGGATCATCCTaacataattaaattactgaatgTCATCAGAGCCCAAAACGACAAAGACATTTACCTTGTGTTTGAATTCATGGGTAAGAGACCATTTGTCTGATCTATCATGGAGCTTTTTGCACTTAGTAGCCAGTACTCTTCACAGCATTATATTCCAATTAATTGCACTTTATGGCATTATACATAATTCCAAGTTACTGTTATTAATGTAATTTGATTTTGTTCACAATGCGTATACTATATTCACACTGACTTTTCTTTTCAGACACAGACCTACATGCAGTAATAAAGAAAGGAAGTCTATTAAAAGACATTCATAAGCGTTATGTTATGTACCAACTTCTTAAAGCGACAAAATACCTTCATTCAGGCAATGTCATTCATAGGGACCAAAAGGTATGTCACATCTTTTAACATGAATTCATGCCTACAGActtgatttaaaccatttaatgtttaaatcattcttttatttttatttcctaaaGCCATCCAACATCTTACTAGACTCAGACTGCTTTCTGAAGCTGTGTGACTTTGGCTTGGCAAGATCCTTGTACCAGACCCAAGAGGATGCTGTGAATCCTGCCTTGACAGAGTATGTGGCAACACGATGGTACAGAGCCCCTGAAATTCTCTTGGGATCCAGTAGGTGCGTGGCTCTCTAACATTTTATAATCTATTAATCATAATATATAGTAGATTATAATAATGGGTCCTCTATTTTTTGTAGGTACACAAAAGGTGTGGACATGTGGAGCATAGGTTGCATTCTGGGAGAGATGCTCCTGGGCAAGCCTCTCTTCCCCGGGACGTCTTCAATTAATCAAATCGAAAGAATCATGAACGTCATTCCACATCCTTCAACAGAGGGTGAGTTTGAATTTGACATGAGACTTGTTCTCTCAGGCAACAACTAAATAAACCAGCCGCAAAGAATTATGGGTTGTTTTgtcaattattaatttattaaaatcacaaaacaaacttTGCTAATAGgattgtgtaatatttttcttAGATGTGTTGGCTATCAGATCAGAGTATGGGCCTTCTATGATTCAGAGAATGCTGCTTAGGTAtgtgttatatgtattatatgtatgtattatataatgttaatatttaacaGTTTGTCTTCATTGTTCATTCTGTGGTCGTTTAGTTGATCTTGAATGATGACTCTGCTGACATCATTACCATGTTTGATGTGAACGTGTGTTTAGACCTCAGGTGCCATTAGATGAAATTCTGCCGGCATCAGTGCCACAGGATGCCCTTGATTTAGTGCAGCGCCTGCTGGTTTTCAATCCAGACAAGAGACTCAGTGCAGAGGAAGCTCTGCAGCACCCTTATGTTTCCAAGTCAGTTTTGCTTttagttatttaacatttttaaattataatgtaaatcaacatgaaatcaaaattgaccctgTCTAATTTCCATAATCACAGCACTTGACACAGTGTTTTCGATCTTAAGTGCACtatatttgaatgaaattaaaatatgataACAATTGATAAATggctattaaagggatagtacaccctaaaattaaaattctgtcattaatgacttacTCTTATGTCGTTCCGAACCCataagaacacaaattaagatatttttttgatgaaatccgagagttttccgaccctgcatagacagcaatgcaactgaaatgttcctagGCCTAGAAACaaagtacattttaatattttaagtattaaaatagtccatgtgacatcagtagttcaactgtaacgttatgcAGCTACAAATGCATTGTtgttatacaaataaattatttacttaatatataaattaataataatcccTCTTCTTTCTATTTGTCATGTAAGATTTCACAACCCAACCAGAGAGCCTAGTTTGGCCTATGATGTCATTTTGCCAGTGGACGATGACATCCAACTCTCTGTTACTCAGTACAGAAACAAACTCTATGAGGTGAGTGAACACTTGCCATTCATTATTTTCTCGTTTTGCACAGATTTATTTTGATCTTTGTCTTGTGCTTTGTTTTGAACAATCATAATGTTGTCAGTGTACACAGTCATAGGATTTCTGTTATGGTAACAAATGCTGTTCCACAGTGACAAAAATCATTTCTCCTGAAAACTTATCACACAAACTGAGCATAAATAATCGTTCACTgaagtttaaaaagtttgggttcggtatgatttttatttttaagagaataAACAGTAGATAGAGAGAGCTATTTTACATTGtcataatatttttcaatattactgttttactgtattttttgtttaaataaatgcagccttaaaaatcatttaaaaatgtgaaaaatttaaTCGACCCCAGCTTTTGAATTGTTGTATTTTTACATCAATAATATATGAGCAAATGCTTAAAAACAACTGTCCAATTTCTCCTGGAAAAGATGATCCTGGAAAAAAGGGCCAGTCGGCAGATGCACAAACAACCTCATTTCGCACAGAAATCAGAGGAGAAGACTGCAGAAGTGAATGGGGACAGTGGAATAGACAAAAGCAAGGAAACAGTTGCTGGGTCTCAAAGAGGAGGCAAGCGTAGCGTGGAAGGAGATCATGACAGGAAATCTCCTAATGACAAGAAGAGCTCTACTGGAACTGGAGCAGCTGTTGCGAAACCTCTCACTAGGCCTGAGCAAACACACTCGGCTCCTGAAAGCACCAGCCCAGCAGTGAGCCCCAGTGCGGTCAAAACCTCATATAACCCCATCACACACATGCCTAGTGAGTTCTGTTTAATAGTGGTTGTACAGGACCATTCAATTACCACACTTATACATTCTATTACGTGTAGTGCACATACAGCTTTGCTCACTGACGGTTTCAACTTTTATGATAGAATATATACTACCATAGAATAGACTGCAACTATACTACATAGCATATGCACTATTGAatgttatttaaagaaaatattatttttattcagcaaggtgcatttaataaacatttataatgttgcaaaatattttaatttaaaataaatgctgttcttttgtaacTTTCTGGTTATCAAagaatttaaagtatttttttttttatttatttttttgctttttcatttaaaaatataagcaGCACAATGACatttaacattgtaaataaaattaatttttttctttacattttattttacaccaaatcagcatattagaattatttctgaaggatcttgtaaCACTGAATACTtagaaactgttattttaaattatacataaattatatagtttcactgtatttgtgattaaataaatgcagccttggttaacaagagtctaattaaaaaaaacattttaaaaccacaAATTTTGAAATGAATATTACTCATTAGATAGCCATAAAAGGTATTATCCATTTATTTTCCAGATGGTTTAGTCAAACTGCACCACTACCCAGCTCACTCTCAGCAGATTGGGAGGAGGAATCAAGATACTGGAGATATTCTGCCTGCAGATGGTGCTAATGGGCCTGTGGTACATCTTGCGGTTTCATTTTATATAAGAGCTGTTGTCTATTCaacatttaaagtcattttatgtgGTTATATGGTGCAGTTTTTTGCAGTGTCCATTTAAAATGTGTCATCTGTTAATTTCTTCCAATCAGGGTGTAGACCAGCGAGGTCGCTCTGCCCCTGTGGCACGCACAAACTCGTTCTCTCTCACACTATCACAGCCCCAAAATAATCCCCTGATTCGCAAGGATGAACCCATTGTTTCCCCTGGGTTATGTGTCACATCTGCTCGCTTGGTGAGTGGCCTTTTGTTTTTTGGTGGGGcaaaaatgtttcagaaaatcaCAGCTACCATATATTCAACCATTAATGTTTCCAATTTGCGTAAAACCCATGTGACCTGTGTGTCTCTTGTTTACTCTGACCTGGGAACATTCAGTCACCCGACACAATCTATTGGTTGAGGCTGTGTACCTGTATGTCACAAGCTAGAAAGCAATGCCATGTTGAAAATCCCCCTCAGTTTTGACGCATATCAGGAGGTCTTACTGCCATCTGTTCTAGTGTCTGCATTCTACTTTTTTATGCTATAGTCTTTTTGTACCTTAGATCACCTTCattacttagtttttaataaatgatatgtctgatatgttttttcctcattatGATATCTTAATATCCTACTGTACAGAACCAGCGGTCTAATTCACGTGATGCCAAGCTTCCTCCAAGGTTCAGCAAGAAGGTTTTCCAGAGCACTTCAAATGTTTCTGCAGCCGGCGATCCTCGTGCCAGACTAGGCAGTTATTCTCAGGCATATGGGACTATCAGCAAAAGTGGACTGGACAATCTACTTAGGAATTGCCACTAAGGTGTAAAGTGTGAGATTGGTGGAGAAATCACCGTAGGAGGCAGACAGCCATTGGAATCTCCCAGATCAAATAGAAATACTGGATTTCACATGACAAGATAATTATCATCATCACATGCTCTGAAGATGATCGCCATTGTGGAAATCCCAGATTAGTGCTGccagtaacttttttttctgaatagttTAAATTCAAGTGTCAACATCTTGTTTGTAAATATGTGgtgaaaacatttattaaatgtgtagAGAACATCTTTGCCATTTGTATGTGTCCATGATtctaaagcattattattatatgtaagtgttattttattttaatatcatatatacattacattaatCATCTTGTGGCCCTAAGTAATATATATTTAGGTAATTTATATTTAGGGGACATATTTGTTTTTCCCCAACTGAATCAAATTGCATAATATTTCAAAAGACAACATGCTGAGCATCATGTCTCCAATTTCCATACATCATTTGCCTGTTTTGTTGCATCATTTAAATGCAAACAGTGAAGAAccccattaaataaataaataaataaatgtatgcatttatcagacgcttttatccaaagcgacttacagtgcattcagactatcaatttttacatatcatat includes:
- the vps28 gene encoding vacuolar protein sorting-associated protein 28 homolog produces the protein MFHGIPASGGMGGAPANKPELYEEVKLYKNAREREKYDNMAELFAVVKTLQALEKAYIKDCVTPNEYTGACSRLLVQYKAAFKQVQGSDVGSIDDFCRKYRLDCPLAMERIKEDRPITIKDDKGNLNRCIADIVSLFITVMDKLRLEIRAMDEIQPDLRELMETMNRMSNMPPDSEAKDKVSLWLTTLSSMSASDELDDSQVRQMLFDLESAYNAFNRFLHSS
- the mapk15 gene encoding mitogen-activated protein kinase 15, coding for MNITEVEEHITLKYEIKRRLGKGAYGIVWKAVDRKTGETVAVKKIFDAFRNRTDAQRTFREIIFLQEFGDHPNIIKLLNVIRAQNDKDIYLVFEFMDTDLHAVIKKGSLLKDIHKRYVMYQLLKATKYLHSGNVIHRDQKPSNILLDSDCFLKLCDFGLARSLYQTQEDAVNPALTEYVATRWYRAPEILLGSSRYTKGVDMWSIGCILGEMLLGKPLFPGTSSINQIERIMNVIPHPSTEDVLAIRSEYGPSMIQRMLLRPQVPLDEILPASVPQDALDLVQRLLVFNPDKRLSAEEALQHPYVSKFHNPTREPSLAYDVILPVDDDIQLSVTQYRNKLYEMILEKRASRQMHKQPHFAQKSEEKTAEVNGDSGIDKSKETVAGSQRGGKRSVEGDHDRKSPNDKKSSTGTGAAVAKPLTRPEQTHSAPESTSPAVSPSAVKTSYNPITHMPNGLVKLHHYPAHSQQIGRRNQDTGDILPADGANGPVGVDQRGRSAPVARTNSFSLTLSQPQNNPLIRKDEPIVSPGLCVTSARLNQRSNSRDAKLPPRFSKKVFQSTSNVSAAGDPRARLGSYSQAYGTISKSGLDNLLRNCH